In the genome of Paenarthrobacter ilicis, the window CCCGCTTCCGAGTCTGATGCCGTGGACGACACCGAGGACCCTGCCGAGAAGCCGGGCGCCACTGGTTGCGACCCCGGACCTGACGCCGAATTCGAAAACCTGCTTACCGACGCTGATCGTTTGACCGACGCCGACAAGAAAGAGTCTGTATGAGCTCCGCAACACCCGCCGCTGGGAACAACGCCGGCATCACCTACGCCTCCGCGGGCGTCGATGTCGAAGCGGGAGACCGCGCCGTTGAACTGATGAAGGACGCCGTCAAGGCGACCCACAACACCTCGGTGATTGGCGGCGTCGGCGGTTTTGCCGGCCTGTACGACGTCTCCAAGCTGCTGACCTACAAGAAGCCGCTGCTGGCCACCTCCACGGATGGCGTTGGAACCAAGGTTGCCATTGCGCAAGCCATGGACATCCACGACACCATCGGCTTTGACCTGGTGGGCATGGTGGTGGACGACATCGTTGTGGTGGGCGCAGAGCCGCTCTACATGACCGATTACATCGCGTGCGGCAAGGTTGTTCCGGAGCGCATTGCTGACATTGTCCGCGGTATCGCCGCTGCCTGCTCGGTTGCAGGAACCGCGCTGGTGGGTGGCGAAACTGCTGAGCACCCCGGCCTGCTGGGCGAGCACGAATACGATGTGGCCGGTGCCGCCACCGGTGTTGTTGAAGCCGACGCCCTCCTGGGCCCGGACCGCGTCCGCGAAGGCGACGTGGTGATTGGCATGGCTTCCTCCGGCCTGCACTCCAATGGCTACTCACTGGTCCGCCGCGTCATCAACCACGCCGGGTGGGCGCTGGACCGCCAGGTCTCCGAGCTCGGCCGGACGCTGGGCGAAGAGCTCCTGGAGCCCACCCGCGTCTACGCCGCAGACTGCCTGGACCTCGCCCGCACCTTCCCCCTGACCGGCGGCGCAGCAGTCCACGGGTTCAGCCACGTGACCGGTGGCGGCCTGGCCGCCAACCTGGCACGCGTCCTGCCCCAGGGCCTGGTTGCCACCGTTGACCGCAACACCTGGGAACTCCCGGCCATCTTCAAGCTGGTTTCCGAGCTGGGCAACGTCCCGCTGGCCGACCTGGAGCGCACGCTGAACCTGGGCGTTGGCATGATCGCAATCGTGTCCCCCGAGGTTGCCGACGCAGCCGTTGCCCGCCTCAACGACCGCGGCTTGCCGTCCTGGGTCATGGGTACGGTTTCGGCCAACTCGGACTCGATCGACAAGACCGGCCCGGACTACGTCCAAGGTGCCAAGGGTGTCGACGGCGGCGCCGTACGTTTGGTGAACGCGTACGCCTAAGCGAATCCCATAAGGGCGGCCGGACAGCTTTTGCTGCCCGGCCGCTCTTTTCGTTTACACCTGAATAAGGTTGAGGGCCCTACACCTGAATAAGGTTGAGGACTCCACCCTGGGGGTCTTGGATAGAGGCCAGCGATCCCGCTTCCGGCCTCTCCTCCGGCGCCACCAGGACCTCTCCCCCGGCCGCCATCACAGCGTCCACGGCCTTGCGTACGTCAGCCACCCCGAAGTAGATCTCCCACCCGGCATCCCCAGCAGACCCCGCCGGAACAACGCCGGCCACCTCGTCACCGTTGATCATCAGCGTGCTGTAGGTTCCGCCGTCGTCCTGCGGGTATTCGGTGACCTCATAACCAAACAGCTGCTGGAAGAACGCGACGGCGGCCTGCGGCTCAGGCGTCAGCAGTTCAGCCCACGTCAACGCACCAGGTTCGTTGTACAGGTGGCTGCCCAGATGGCTCCCCGCCTGCCAAATCCCCGTGGTCCCGCCACCGGGCACTTCAACGAACGCCAGCACCCCGGTGTCGGCTACAGGCTCCGGACCGAACAGGAGCTTGCCGCCCGCGTGCCCGGCGTCCTCGCCGATTTCCTCCGTGTCAGTGGCAGCCAGGTACACATTCCACTGACCATGGTTCCCCGCTGCTTCCTGTACCGGACTCTGCGGAGCAATGACCGCCACCAGCTTGCCGCCCACGAACGCCTGCGCATAGCTGCGGCCATCCGGTGTGGGCAGGTCCTGGTAGCGCCAC includes:
- the purM gene encoding phosphoribosylformylglycinamidine cyclo-ligase, which produces MSSATPAAGNNAGITYASAGVDVEAGDRAVELMKDAVKATHNTSVIGGVGGFAGLYDVSKLLTYKKPLLATSTDGVGTKVAIAQAMDIHDTIGFDLVGMVVDDIVVVGAEPLYMTDYIACGKVVPERIADIVRGIAAACSVAGTALVGGETAEHPGLLGEHEYDVAGAATGVVEADALLGPDRVREGDVVIGMASSGLHSNGYSLVRRVINHAGWALDRQVSELGRTLGEELLEPTRVYAADCLDLARTFPLTGGAAVHGFSHVTGGGLAANLARVLPQGLVATVDRNTWELPAIFKLVSELGNVPLADLERTLNLGVGMIAIVSPEVADAAVARLNDRGLPSWVMGTVSANSDSIDKTGPDYVQGAKGVDGGAVRLVNAYA
- a CDS encoding VOC family protein, whose translation is MTERTHYASGEPCWADLQTRNVAAAKDFYHQVFGWRYQDLPTPDGRSYAQAFVGGKLVAVIAPQSPVQEAAGNHGQWNVYLAATDTEEIGEDAGHAGGKLLFGPEPVADTGVLAFVEVPGGGTTGIWQAGSHLGSHLYNEPGALTWAELLTPEPQAAVAFFQQLFGYEVTEYPQDDGGTYSTLMINGDEVAGVVPAGSAGDAGWEIYFGVADVRKAVDAVMAAGGEVLVAPEERPEAGSLASIQDPQGGVLNLIQV